Below is a window of Candidatus Cloacimonadota bacterium DNA.
GGGACCAGGGTTGCCCGCATTCAAGCTCGGCCACGCGCTCGAGCAACAGGGCCAGGACGCAGATTTTCACATGGGTCTCGATGCGCCGGCCGGCCCAATGGTACATCGGCATCATCTGGATCTGGGTGCGTTTCAGTGAGCGGAAACACCGCTCGATCACCAGAAGCCCCTTGTAGCCGAGGGCGGCGTCTTCCAGGCTGATGGTGTCATCATTGGTTTCCAGCACCCATTTGCCGTCATACCGCTTGGCCTCGGTGATGGCGGCGCGATCCAGGCGGAGCTTGCCGGCCTCGGTCGTGGCCAGGTAGCGCTTGTAGCGTTTGGAGGCCAGCAGTTCGACGGCCCACTGGGCGGAGGCATCCCGGTCGCGATGGCTGGCCAGTTCCTCTTCGAGCAGGCGGACGATCCCGTCCCGGTGGGCCCGTTGCCGCTCGGCCTCCTTCGGGTTGTAACAGAGGATATACCGTCGCCGGCGTTCGCCATCGCCGAGGACGACCTCTTTGGCGTGCAGATTGTCGGTGATCTCGGTGTAGCGGCCGGGTTGGGCGAGCACCTCTTGTTTTATCTCGGCCACCGTTGCCATCCGGGTGGCCAGCAGGTACTTGCCGCAGGCCCGGGCCAGCTCTTCCCGGTTGTCCGCGGAGTTCATGCCCGAGTCGGCCACAAACAGGGCGCGGCCGAGTTTCCAGCCGCGGAGGTCCTGGCGGATGCGCTCGACCGTGGACACATCCGCGGTGTTGCCGGGAAAGACCCAACCCTTCACCGGCAGCCCTTCCCGGGTGACCGCCAGGGCGACAACGATCTGTGGGGTCCAGGTACCCTCCTTGGAATGGCCGTACTGGCGCAGGCCAGCGTTGTTTTCGTCGGCCTCGTCCTCGTAGTCGATGGCAAACGAAGCCGTGGTGGTGTCGTAGAAAATCAGGTCGACCGAGAGGTTGAACAGATTGGCGGTCTGGAAAAAGACCGCCTCCTCAACCGCATCGATATGCTGGTGGAGAAAGTCCATGGCCTCGTACATCTGCCGCAGTTTCAGGCCATGGCAACCGGGAAGATGGACCCGCTCCAGCCAGCGATCCCAGACCCCGAGCTTGGACTCGGGATCGCAGAGGCGGTTGGCGGTCATGGCCAGCAGCGCCTGGTCGTAGGGGACGGCGTACTTGCCCTTGCCGAGCAGGGCCCGGAGCGCCTTGCCGATGCCCAGTCGCTCCCACAGGGTTTCAATGACCAGCACGGTGCCGAGTTCGACCGTGCGCAGAATTTCAAGATCATCGGGCAACCCGCCGCTGCCCTGTTGGTGAACGCCAGTGGCAGCGGAATCCAGGATGGTGATCCCGCAGACCCTGGCGATGGAGCGGGCAAGCCGGACGAGGGCCTCGCGGTCCAGCTGATCGGCCCGGCCGAAGCTGTGAATGATGCGGGCAACGGTGGAGTTGGTCTCCGGATCCCGCACGTTGTGGGCGAGCTGGAGGTACTCGGTGACGGTGCCGTTCTTGTTCTTTCGTTTCGTGGATCGCAGGTACATGGCTGCCCACCACGGTAGCGTTTAAAAATTTGTATTTCAAGAGAAAAATGGTAGCGCGTGTGCCCACAGGTTTTGAGGATTTCCACCACCGCCAAAAAAGCTATCAGCCTGAAATTGCGTGATAAAATTTTCGGTACTGCACTAAAATGTGCCCACAACCCGCAAACTTAGGCCTGAGTTGCAACGAGGTCACTGGATAGTCATTCTCGGACATGTTTTGCAGGGCTCCCGGATCGGAATGAGCAATACCGCTCGGTTCCTCCAAAGCGGTCGGCAATGAACTCCAGGGAGAGCACCTTCTAAACGATTTGCTGGTTTCTCGCTGGCCGTCGCTCGCGATAGATATCCCTCGAGCTGCTCGGCCAGCAACCTGACCGTGTTCATTCCCTTCACGGCACTTCTCTTGGGTAATGTCCTCGTGGTTCTTGTTTTCAAAGTCCATAACAGCAACTGGTTACCAGAAGGATATATTTTTTGCTGGGCAACAGACACAAAGCTCAGCAAATACCCTTGTTATTTCAGCTGGTCATGTGAGTAGCGTTAAGGCGTATCAAGACCCTTGAACCAACTCCTTGCGCTTGTTTGGATAATTCCTGACCAATTTTCAACTTTTCTGTCCTAATCTCACGAACTCGTCGTTCAATCTCCATACTTGGAGAAACTTCTCCTTCGGATTGCATAGCTATCCACCGGGATCCTGTCTCTCGCAGGACATCGTCGACCGCCACACGGTCGCTGTCTTTCCCTACCACCAGCACTACCACTCCGGGAAACTCCTGCTCAATTTGCAAAATCATCGTCCGTAGCAATTCGGACTGGCGAACAGCTACGACGACTAAATCCATTTCAAACGCCCTGCATAGCTGTAGACCACAAAAGCTGTCATGCGCAGCCATGCAGAACACTTGTTCACTCGATAGATTTTTCCGCAACTCAGGAAGAAGACGTGAACAGGAAAAGAGTCGCTGCGGATTATCAATGAGAAGCACATTCATTTCAGTTTTAACGGGACTACTCATTACTACCATCAATATCAATTAATATTTAAAGGGTTAAACCTCATGAAAACCAGCTTGCCTGCGACATTCC
It encodes the following:
- a CDS encoding IS1634 family transposase, yielding MYLRSTKRKNKNGTVTEYLQLAHNVRDPETNSTVARIIHSFGRADQLDREALVRLARSIARVCGITILDSAATGVHQQGSGGLPDDLEILRTVELGTVLVIETLWERLGIGKALRALLGKGKYAVPYDQALLAMTANRLCDPESKLGVWDRWLERVHLPGCHGLKLRQMYEAMDFLHQHIDAVEEAVFFQTANLFNLSVDLIFYDTTTASFAIDYEDEADENNAGLRQYGHSKEGTWTPQIVVALAVTREGLPVKGWVFPGNTADVSTVERIRQDLRGWKLGRALFVADSGMNSADNREELARACGKYLLATRMATVAEIKQEVLAQPGRYTEITDNLHAKEVVLGDGERRRRYILCYNPKEAERQRAHRDGIVRLLEEELASHRDRDASAQWAVELLASKRYKRYLATTEAGKLRLDRAAITEAKRYDGKWVLETNDDTISLEDAALGYKGLLVIERCFRSLKRTQIQMMPMYHWAGRRIETHVKICVLALLLERVAELECGQPWS